A window of Lacibacter sediminis contains these coding sequences:
- a CDS encoding RNA polymerase sigma factor has product MHLYQQFTDQQLVHLFKDGEGEAMETLVLRHKDKLYTSIFLLVKDKYLAEDLFQDMFIKVIDTIRGNRYTEEGKFLPWAMRIAHNLCVDHFRRVKRTPTIKTSDNHDIFEVLNFSSENAEEKMMKNQSYDRIRRMLDLLPEEQREVIILRHYADLSFKEIASLTNCSINTALGRMRYGLINMRKMMTEKQIAL; this is encoded by the coding sequence ATGCATCTGTATCAACAATTTACCGATCAACAACTCGTTCACCTCTTTAAAGATGGTGAAGGCGAGGCCATGGAAACATTAGTGCTGCGTCATAAAGACAAGCTCTACACTTCCATATTCTTACTTGTGAAGGACAAATACCTGGCCGAAGATCTTTTCCAGGATATGTTCATCAAAGTAATTGATACCATACGTGGCAACCGTTATACGGAAGAAGGAAAATTTCTTCCATGGGCCATGCGTATTGCACACAACCTTTGTGTAGATCATTTCCGCAGGGTTAAGCGTACACCAACAATTAAGACAAGTGATAATCACGATATTTTCGAAGTACTGAATTTCAGCAGTGAAAATGCTGAAGAAAAGATGATGAAAAACCAGAGTTATGACCGCATCCGCAGGATGCTGGATCTGTTACCTGAAGAACAACGTGAAGTGATCATTCTGCGTCATTACGCTGATCTGAGCTTTAAAGAAATTGCATCGCTCACTAACTGCAGCATCAACACTGCCTTAGGTCGTATGCGTTACGGGCTCATCAACATGCGTAAGATGATGACAGAAAAGCAAATCGCTCTGTAA
- the uvrA gene encoding excinuclease ABC subunit UvrA, giving the protein MATAVKKKQIDLSAPLKKDDIYIKGARVHNLRNVSVKIPRNKLIVVTGVSGSGKSSLTIDTLYAEGQRRYAESLSAYARQFLNRMNKPDVDYIKGLCPAIAIEQKVITRTPRSTVGSMTEIYDYLRLLFARAGKTISPVSGREVKKDDVADVVKAIQNCKEGAKILLLVKFPMHAKRSIKEELNILLQKGFTRIYKKNETGKAKAETGETLSIEDLLEQTEKDLNAQFVTTKSKTVIYVLVDRLVAKEFDEDEVHRIGDSANTAFFEGEGEVYVEIDGKELLHFSNRFELDGIKFEEPVPNLFSFNNPYGACPVCEGFSQVLGIDEDLVIPDKSLSVYEGAVAPWKGEKLGWWREQFIKATAKTGFPVHKPIIDLTKQQYDQLWKGVGTALGIDDFFKEVEQNLYKVQYRVLLSRYRGRTQCTDCGGYRLRKEALYIKVGDKHIGELCEMPTKELKVWFDELKLSEYDQSVAKRILIEINNRIQTLLQVGLGYLTLNRLANSLSGGESQRIQLTRSLGSNLTDSLYILDEPSIGLHPRDTANLITVLKELRNLGNTVVVVEHDEMIMREADHIIDMGPFASHLGGEVIAEGDYDAVVSNKKSLTGKYLSGAMEIQDFGKPRKWNRSIKVEGARQHNLKNITVEFPLNVLCVVSGVSGSGKTTLVKNILYPALSKLKGEFGDRPGMHKQLSGDIDSIAQIEMVDQNPIGKSSRSNPVTYIKAYDEIRDLYSNQPLSKIRGFQPKHFSFNVDGGRCDACKGEGEQVVEMQFLADVHLTCEVCGGKRFKEEVLDVKYNDKNIYDVLEMSVDEAIDFFRAEKDLVRKLMPLSDVGLGYVKLGQSSDTLSGGEAQRVKLASFLGRGNSQGNILFIFDEPTTGLHFHDINKLLKSFHALIEKGHSVLVIEHNTDVIKRADWVIDLGPEAGDGGGEVVYTGLPSGMSKAKNSRTSKYIV; this is encoded by the coding sequence ATGGCTACAGCGGTAAAAAAGAAGCAGATCGATCTTTCGGCTCCCTTAAAGAAAGATGATATTTATATAAAAGGCGCAAGGGTTCACAATCTCAGGAATGTTTCAGTAAAGATCCCACGTAATAAATTAATTGTGGTAACGGGAGTATCGGGCAGTGGCAAATCGTCACTAACCATTGATACACTTTATGCCGAAGGTCAACGCCGGTATGCTGAAAGTTTAAGTGCTTATGCCCGGCAGTTCCTCAACCGGATGAACAAACCTGATGTGGATTATATCAAAGGATTGTGTCCCGCCATTGCCATTGAACAAAAAGTGATCACCCGCACACCGAGAAGTACGGTGGGTAGCATGACGGAGATATATGATTATCTGCGGTTGCTGTTTGCCAGAGCCGGTAAAACTATTTCGCCGGTTAGTGGTAGAGAAGTAAAGAAAGATGATGTGGCCGATGTGGTAAAAGCTATTCAAAATTGTAAAGAAGGAGCGAAGATTTTATTGCTGGTTAAATTTCCGATGCATGCCAAACGCAGCATCAAAGAAGAATTGAACATTCTCTTGCAAAAAGGCTTTACGAGAATTTATAAGAAAAATGAAACCGGCAAAGCAAAAGCGGAAACAGGTGAAACACTTTCCATAGAAGATCTGCTGGAGCAAACGGAGAAAGATTTGAATGCACAGTTTGTGACCACAAAGTCAAAGACTGTTATTTATGTATTGGTCGATCGTTTAGTTGCAAAAGAGTTTGATGAAGATGAAGTGCATCGTATTGGTGATAGCGCAAACACAGCTTTTTTTGAAGGTGAAGGAGAAGTATATGTTGAGATAGATGGAAAAGAGTTGCTGCATTTTTCAAACAGGTTTGAATTAGATGGGATCAAGTTTGAAGAACCTGTACCTAATTTATTCTCCTTCAACAATCCTTATGGTGCTTGCCCTGTGTGTGAAGGGTTCAGCCAGGTGCTGGGTATTGATGAAGACCTGGTGATACCGGATAAAAGCTTAAGTGTGTACGAAGGTGCCGTTGCTCCCTGGAAAGGAGAAAAACTGGGTTGGTGGAGAGAACAGTTCATTAAAGCAACTGCAAAAACAGGATTTCCTGTTCATAAGCCAATCATCGATCTAACAAAGCAGCAATACGATCAACTGTGGAAAGGTGTTGGTACGGCTTTGGGCATTGATGATTTCTTTAAAGAAGTAGAACAGAACTTATACAAGGTACAATACCGTGTGTTATTGAGTCGCTATCGTGGGCGTACACAATGTACTGATTGTGGAGGCTATCGTTTGCGCAAAGAAGCATTGTACATTAAAGTGGGAGACAAACATATTGGTGAGTTGTGTGAAATGCCAACGAAAGAATTAAAAGTTTGGTTTGATGAATTGAAGTTGAGCGAGTATGATCAAAGCGTTGCAAAACGTATACTCATTGAGATCAATAACCGCATACAAACTTTGTTGCAGGTTGGGCTCGGTTATCTTACATTAAATCGTTTGGCGAATAGTTTAAGCGGTGGAGAAAGTCAACGTATTCAATTGACTCGATCTTTGGGTAGTAATCTCACAGATTCGTTATACATTCTGGATGAGCCTTCTATTGGTTTGCATCCCAGAGATACTGCCAATCTGATTACCGTATTGAAGGAATTACGCAACCTTGGTAATACTGTTGTGGTAGTTGAGCATGATGAGATGATAATGCGAGAAGCAGATCATATTATTGATATGGGGCCATTTGCAAGTCACTTAGGTGGCGAAGTAATTGCTGAAGGCGATTATGATGCTGTCGTCAGCAATAAAAAAAGCTTGACGGGAAAATATCTGAGCGGTGCAATGGAGATTCAGGATTTTGGCAAGCCTCGCAAATGGAACAGAAGTATTAAAGTGGAAGGTGCACGGCAACACAATCTCAAAAATATTACTGTTGAATTTCCATTGAATGTCTTGTGCGTAGTAAGTGGTGTGAGCGGTAGTGGTAAAACAACTTTGGTAAAAAACATTCTCTATCCTGCATTAAGTAAACTGAAAGGAGAATTTGGCGACAGACCCGGTATGCACAAACAACTGAGTGGTGATATTGATTCTATTGCACAAATTGAAATGGTTGATCAGAACCCAATTGGTAAAAGCAGTCGTAGTAATCCTGTTACATACATTAAAGCATACGATGAAATAAGAGATCTGTATTCAAATCAACCATTGAGTAAGATCCGAGGATTTCAGCCAAAACATTTTTCGTTTAATGTTGATGGTGGAAGATGCGATGCCTGCAAAGGTGAAGGTGAGCAGGTAGTTGAAATGCAGTTCCTTGCTGATGTGCATTTAACATGCGAAGTGTGTGGCGGCAAACGTTTTAAAGAAGAAGTACTTGATGTGAAGTATAACGATAAAAATATTTACGATGTGCTGGAGATGAGTGTGGATGAAGCCATTGACTTCTTTCGTGCAGAAAAAGATCTTGTACGCAAGTTAATGCCGTTGAGCGATGTTGGCTTAGGTTACGTAAAGCTGGGACAAAGTAGTGATACATTGAGTGGCGGTGAAGCACAACGTGTAAAACTTGCTTCTTTTTTAGGCCGTGGTAACAGTCAGGGAAATATTCTTTTCATCTTTGATGAGCCAACAACCGGTTTGCATTTTCATGATATCAATAAACTACTGAAGAGTTTTCATGCATTGATCGAGAAAGGACATTCTGTTCTGGTGATTGAACACAATACCGATGTGATCAAACGTGCAGATTGGGTAATTGATCTTGGTCCTGAAGCAGGCGATGGTGGCGGCGAAGTAGTGTACACCGGTTTGCCATCAGGAATGAGCAAAGCAAAAAACAGCAGAACCTCAAAGTATATTGTTTAG
- a CDS encoding T9SS type A sorting domain-containing protein → MKSIFIIFMFFACLLRVNATTKTAISNSGQGWNVAGNWSPSGIPQSGDTVIIPAGVTISVKTNIYNTLPDIVIKIYGTLDFNSGGKLELGNAAKVIVYIGGSISGSGPSEVIKINGVSKYKGNTDGTIVGPAYSDTHSGASPAGFSLSILPVKFQSFIAKTNNQKQAKFNWTVSDESQIASYTLEKSTDNRSWKTIRKQPAAISQLQVNTYYETDSFLTLGISYYRVKAEGNNGELFYSNTEKIEDHSAKGFTIYPNPVSSRLSLQIDPTQLLGAVTVTLYNSNAIRTEQFHFEKTSSGNLEMNISHLAKGTYRVVLTDTKGTRQDQTVIIY, encoded by the coding sequence ATGAAATCCATTTTCATAATCTTCATGTTTTTTGCATGCCTTCTTCGGGTAAATGCAACCACTAAAACAGCCATTAGCAATAGCGGTCAGGGATGGAATGTTGCCGGTAACTGGTCACCTTCCGGGATTCCTCAAAGTGGCGATACAGTCATTATTCCCGCCGGTGTAACAATTTCAGTAAAGACAAATATCTATAACACATTACCTGATATTGTTATTAAAATTTATGGAACACTTGATTTTAATTCGGGTGGCAAGCTTGAATTGGGCAATGCGGCAAAAGTCATTGTCTATATCGGCGGTTCTATTTCGGGTTCAGGCCCTTCCGAAGTAATAAAAATAAATGGCGTGTCGAAGTACAAGGGAAACACCGATGGAACAATCGTTGGCCCGGCTTATTCCGACACACATTCAGGCGCATCGCCAGCCGGATTCTCCCTAAGTATTCTGCCGGTAAAATTTCAATCATTCATCGCAAAAACAAACAATCAGAAACAGGCAAAATTCAACTGGACTGTTAGTGATGAGAGCCAGATAGCATCTTATACGTTAGAGAAAAGTACCGACAACCGTAGTTGGAAAACTATTAGAAAACAACCTGCTGCAATATCCCAGCTGCAGGTGAATACTTATTACGAAACAGATAGCTTTTTAACCCTCGGCATTTCATATTATCGTGTAAAAGCAGAAGGCAATAACGGAGAATTATTCTACTCGAATACTGAAAAGATTGAAGATCATTCAGCAAAAGGGTTTACGATATATCCCAACCCTGTTTCTTCACGATTGAGTTTGCAGATAGACCCAACCCAATTGCTCGGAGCTGTTACAGTTACACTATACAATTCAAATGCAATCCGCACTGAACAATTTCATTTTGAAAAAACCTCATCAGGTAATCTTGAAATGAATATCAGCCACCTTGCAAAAGGAACCTACAGGGTTGTTCTTACTGACACAAAAGGAACAAGACAGGATCAAACAGTGATTATTTACTAA
- a CDS encoding DUF4293 domain-containing protein, which translates to MIQRIQTIWLLLAAAASFATLKLSFYSGNKDNNLFEELTGSSHFLLMILSVAVGLLALITIFLYKNRKLQIRLSLLGIVLQLVALAVYFQQTKTYVQGSFTLTSVISFVIPIFFILAWLGIRKDEKLIKSMDRLR; encoded by the coding sequence ATGATACAACGAATACAAACAATTTGGTTATTATTGGCGGCGGCAGCATCGTTTGCCACGCTGAAGCTTTCATTTTACAGCGGCAATAAAGACAATAACCTTTTTGAAGAGTTAACCGGCAGTTCTCATTTCCTGTTAATGATCCTGAGTGTAGCAGTTGGCTTACTGGCCCTGATCACTATTTTCCTGTATAAAAACCGTAAGCTTCAAATACGACTAAGCCTGCTGGGAATTGTATTGCAACTCGTGGCGCTGGCGGTTTATTTTCAGCAAACCAAAACCTATGTACAGGGTAGTTTCACACTCACTTCTGTAATCAGCTTCGTAATACCGATCTTTTTTATTCTGGCGTGGCTGGGTATTCGTAAAGACGAAAAGCTCATTAAAAGTATGGACCGACTTCGGTAA
- a CDS encoding serine hydroxymethyltransferase translates to MQRDTTIFNLINQELQRQRHGIELIASENFTSLQVMQAMGSVLTNKYAEGYPGRRYYGGCEIVDQTEQLAIDRLKEIFNCEYANVQPHSGAQANAAVTSAILKPGDITLGLDLSMGGHLTHGSPVNYSGKLYEAHSYGVVKETGLIDYETLEEKARTLKPKLIYCGASAYSRDWDYARIRKVADEVGAFVLCDMAHPAGLIAKGLLSSPFEHCHFVTSTTHKTLRGPRGGIILMHKDFENPFGLKDVKGNVRMMSNLLDMAVFPGQQGGPLEHVIAAKAVAFGEILSDDFTVYAKQVQVNAQAMAASFVKREYQLISNGTDNHLMLIDLRNKNISGKKAEAVLGKAEITTNKNMVPFDDKSAFVTSGIRTGVAAITSRGMKEEHMDFVVDVIDRSLMNADDEAILAGIRKEVNAFMEQFPLYPELG, encoded by the coding sequence ATGCAAAGGGACACAACCATCTTCAATCTCATCAACCAGGAATTACAACGTCAGCGCCACGGTATCGAACTTATTGCCTCTGAAAACTTTACCTCTTTACAGGTAATGCAGGCAATGGGCAGCGTGCTCACCAATAAATATGCAGAAGGTTACCCTGGCCGCCGTTACTATGGCGGTTGCGAAATTGTTGATCAAACAGAACAATTAGCCATCGATCGTTTAAAAGAAATTTTCAATTGCGAATATGCTAACGTGCAGCCGCATAGTGGCGCACAGGCAAATGCTGCTGTTACAAGCGCTATTTTGAAACCCGGCGATATTACATTGGGTCTTGATCTGAGCATGGGCGGACACCTTACCCATGGTTCACCAGTTAACTACAGCGGTAAATTATACGAAGCACATTCTTATGGTGTGGTGAAAGAAACAGGTTTGATTGATTATGAAACACTGGAAGAAAAAGCACGCACGCTCAAACCAAAATTAATTTATTGCGGCGCCAGTGCTTACAGCCGTGATTGGGATTATGCACGCATTCGCAAGGTAGCCGATGAGGTTGGTGCATTTGTACTGTGCGATATGGCACACCCTGCAGGTTTAATTGCCAAAGGATTATTGAGTTCTCCGTTTGAACATTGTCACTTTGTAACTTCTACTACTCATAAAACATTACGTGGCCCACGTGGTGGTATCATCCTCATGCACAAAGATTTTGAAAATCCATTTGGATTGAAGGATGTGAAAGGTAATGTGCGCATGATGAGTAACCTGCTTGATATGGCTGTATTCCCTGGTCAGCAAGGCGGACCATTAGAACATGTAATTGCAGCAAAAGCAGTTGCTTTTGGTGAAATTTTAAGCGATGACTTTACTGTATATGCAAAGCAAGTGCAGGTAAATGCACAAGCTATGGCAGCATCGTTTGTAAAAAGAGAATACCAATTGATCTCAAACGGCACAGATAATCATTTAATGTTGATCGATCTGCGTAACAAAAACATCAGCGGTAAAAAGGCGGAGGCTGTATTAGGTAAAGCTGAGATCACCACCAATAAGAACATGGTTCCTTTCGATGATAAGAGTGCGTTTGTAACAAGCGGCATCCGCACAGGTGTGGCTGCTATTACATCACGTGGTATGAAAGAAGAGCATATGGATTTTGTAGTTGATGTAATTGACCGTAGTTTGATGAATGCAGATGATGAAGCAATTCTTGCCGGCATCCGCAAAGAAGTAAATGCTTTTATGGAACAATTCCCGTTATATCCTGAATTGGGTTAA
- a CDS encoding sugar phosphate nucleotidyltransferase, protein MKAIIPVAGAGTKLRPHTYTQPKALIPIAGKTVLSIIVEQLQDAGVSEFIFITGYLGEKIQDYVKETFPTISSTFVNQSERQGLGHAILLTKDVVQNDEVIIVLGDTICEYNIKEVLQTNASMLAIKKVDDPRNFGVAEVDEEGKIMKVVEKPQIPKSNMALVGIYKISNSAMMYDCLEVNFRDGVKNRDEYSLTDALQCMIEKGEPFQSFRVLNWFDCGHKDSLLESNATLLKKFGTSISPDHRFENVILVEPVSIGKNCEVRNSIIGPNVSVGDNTTINYSIIKESIIGSYADLFDIVLEESLIGSDTEVKGETRSLNIGDNTEIDLG, encoded by the coding sequence ATGAAAGCAATCATTCCGGTGGCAGGTGCAGGTACTAAGCTGCGGCCACATACATATACGCAACCCAAAGCGCTCATACCCATTGCAGGCAAAACCGTTTTGAGCATTATTGTGGAGCAATTACAAGACGCTGGGGTAAGCGAATTCATATTTATTACAGGCTACTTGGGGGAAAAGATCCAGGATTATGTAAAAGAAACTTTTCCAACTATCAGCAGCACATTTGTAAACCAAAGCGAAAGACAAGGGCTTGGCCATGCTATTTTGCTTACAAAAGACGTGGTGCAGAATGATGAAGTGATCATTGTGCTGGGAGATACGATCTGTGAGTATAACATTAAAGAAGTGTTGCAAACCAATGCTTCAATGCTGGCAATAAAAAAAGTAGATGATCCCCGCAACTTTGGTGTGGCAGAAGTTGATGAAGAAGGTAAGATCATGAAAGTGGTTGAGAAACCACAGATACCAAAAAGTAATATGGCGCTTGTTGGTATTTATAAGATCAGCAATTCAGCTATGATGTATGATTGCCTGGAAGTAAACTTTCGTGATGGAGTAAAGAACAGAGATGAATACAGCTTAACCGATGCATTGCAATGCATGATCGAAAAAGGAGAGCCTTTTCAATCGTTCAGAGTGTTGAACTGGTTCGATTGCGGACATAAAGATTCATTGCTTGAATCAAACGCCACGTTGCTGAAGAAATTCGGCACTTCTATTTCACCCGATCATCGTTTTGAGAATGTGATTTTGGTAGAACCCGTGAGCATTGGTAAAAACTGTGAAGTGCGTAATTCGATTATTGGTCCCAATGTTTCTGTTGGAGATAATACAACCATTAACTATTCCATCATCAAAGAATCGATCATTGGTTCTTATGCAGACTTGTTTGATATTGTATTGGAAGAAAGCCTCATTGGCAGCGATACAGAAGTGAAAGGCGAAACAAGAAGTTTAAATATTGGTGATAATACAGAGATCGATCTGGGATAA
- a CDS encoding NAD(P)H-dependent flavin oxidoreductase: protein MFSNRITQLFNIEKPIIQAGMIWASGWRLASAVSNAGGLGIIGSGSMYPDVLREHIQKCKAATAKPFAVNVPLLYPDIDQLISIIIEEGVKIVFTSAGNPKTWTAILKEKGITVVHVVSSSKFALKAQEAGCDAVVAEGFEAGGHNGREETTSMVLIPAVKKAVHIPVIAAGGIATGRQMLATMVLGAEAVQIGSRFVASEEASSHLNFKQAVINSSEGDTVLTLKQLAPVRLIKNDFYNQVQEAEQRGASKEELIQLLGRARAKRGMFEGNLDEGELEIGQVSALLDDILPAATITENIWMEFNKALANPLGSA, encoded by the coding sequence ATGTTTTCCAACCGCATCACACAACTCTTCAACATAGAAAAGCCCATCATCCAGGCAGGAATGATCTGGGCAAGCGGCTGGCGTTTAGCCAGTGCCGTAAGTAATGCCGGTGGCTTGGGTATTATTGGCAGCGGCAGCATGTATCCTGATGTATTGCGTGAACATATTCAAAAATGCAAAGCAGCAACTGCCAAACCTTTTGCTGTAAATGTGCCTTTGCTTTATCCTGATATTGATCAACTCATCAGCATTATTATCGAAGAGGGTGTGAAGATCGTTTTTACCAGTGCAGGTAATCCCAAAACCTGGACGGCAATTTTAAAAGAAAAAGGTATCACGGTTGTTCATGTGGTAAGCAGCAGCAAGTTTGCATTAAAAGCACAGGAGGCAGGATGTGATGCAGTGGTAGCTGAAGGTTTTGAAGCAGGTGGGCATAACGGGCGTGAAGAAACAACAAGCATGGTATTGATACCTGCCGTAAAAAAAGCTGTGCATATTCCGGTAATTGCAGCAGGCGGGATTGCAACAGGCAGACAAATGCTTGCGACAATGGTGCTTGGAGCAGAAGCAGTGCAGATCGGCAGCCGTTTTGTAGCGAGTGAAGAAGCAAGCAGTCATCTCAATTTTAAACAAGCTGTTATTAATAGTAGTGAAGGTGATACCGTTCTTACATTGAAACAACTGGCACCAGTTCGACTCATCAAAAATGATTTTTACAACCAAGTGCAGGAAGCTGAGCAAAGAGGTGCATCAAAAGAAGAACTCATTCAATTGCTTGGCCGTGCAAGGGCAAAGCGAGGCATGTTCGAAGGCAACCTTGATGAAGGTGAACTGGAGATAGGACAGGTGAGTGCTTTACTTGATGATATTTTACCCGCCGCCACAATTACCGAAAACATCTGGATGGAATTCAATAAAGCCCTGGCCAATCCACTTGGTTCAGCTTAA
- a CDS encoding carboxypeptidase-like regulatory domain-containing protein translates to MKKLLLASILMTGVSISAQASADKGNETGSVQGVVIDAETKKPVANASFTASIRKASFQKEVTTDANGKFNLSNVPVGEHTIVIDKVGYRATKKEAILVKEGLLLKIEFEVIPAEEEIHQPFMAPITIHSF, encoded by the coding sequence ATGAAGAAACTACTCCTCGCATCGATCCTCATGACAGGCGTTTCAATTAGTGCACAAGCATCTGCAGATAAAGGAAATGAAACCGGCTCTGTACAAGGCGTTGTTATCGATGCCGAAACAAAAAAACCTGTTGCGAATGCTTCGTTTACTGCTTCAATTCGTAAAGCTTCTTTCCAGAAAGAAGTTACTACCGATGCAAACGGTAAATTTAATTTAAGTAATGTGCCTGTCGGTGAGCATACCATAGTAATCGATAAGGTTGGCTATCGTGCAACTAAAAAGGAGGCAATTCTTGTGAAGGAAGGATTGCTGTTGAAAATTGAATTTGAAGTGATACCGGCAGAAGAAGAAATACATCAGCCGTTTATGGCACCCATTACCATTCATTCTTTTTAA
- a CDS encoding ABC transporter permease, whose product MNKIWIIIKREYITRVRNKTFLLSTFLFPLLMFALIFGGAFIGANSTEQRKIAVDDQSGIYKNNFKDGSAVSFGYPDAVTKNNYQDKGYEGLLIVYSSTPQKADSVRLYTEKQLGLATDEAIKNQLQKINENRMLMERGVTRSILDSIKQQSESASSLNYRSYQVKGEEIKEDNKMLALAIGYASGFIIYIVLFIYGTAVMRGVMEEKTNRIAEVMVSSVKPFQLMLGKIIGIAAVGLTQLFLWIILVFVLSSLSSLFISPEVLEQAKQMNESMPSMAQNNTMALKILEAKTTVLSANWALIIPCFIFFFLFGYLFYASLFAAVGSVVNEDPQEAQSLMLPITLPIVLGIFIMVNAIQNPSGSLAVWGSIIPFTSPIVMMARIPFGVPWWQLAISMGSLILGFLFTTWLSAKIYRTGILLYGKKVTLKEMAKWAFRKA is encoded by the coding sequence ATGAATAAGATCTGGATCATTATAAAACGGGAGTACATTACAAGGGTACGCAACAAAACCTTCCTGCTCTCTACTTTCCTGTTTCCTTTGCTGATGTTTGCACTCATCTTCGGTGGCGCTTTCATTGGTGCAAACAGTACTGAACAACGTAAAATAGCTGTGGATGATCAAAGCGGCATTTACAAGAATAACTTTAAAGATGGCTCAGCCGTTTCGTTTGGCTATCCTGATGCTGTTACAAAAAACAATTACCAGGACAAAGGCTATGAAGGCTTGTTGATCGTTTATTCATCAACTCCGCAAAAAGCCGATTCTGTTCGTTTGTATACAGAAAAACAATTAGGTCTTGCAACGGATGAGGCTATCAAGAATCAGCTACAGAAAATAAATGAGAACAGGATGTTGATGGAGCGTGGCGTAACACGCAGCATCCTCGATTCTATTAAACAGCAAAGCGAAAGTGCATCATCACTCAACTATCGTTCATACCAGGTAAAAGGCGAAGAGATAAAAGAAGATAACAAGATGCTGGCATTGGCCATAGGCTATGCAAGCGGCTTCATCATTTATATTGTATTGTTTATTTACGGCACGGCTGTTATGCGTGGCGTAATGGAAGAGAAAACAAACCGTATTGCAGAAGTAATGGTGAGCAGTGTAAAACCATTTCAACTTATGCTTGGAAAGATCATTGGTATTGCTGCCGTTGGCTTAACACAGTTATTCCTATGGATCATCCTTGTTTTTGTGCTTTCATCGCTTAGCAGTTTGTTTATTTCACCTGAAGTGTTAGAGCAGGCAAAACAGATGAATGAGTCGATGCCATCCATGGCGCAGAATAATACAATGGCATTAAAAATACTGGAAGCAAAAACAACGGTATTAAGTGCTAACTGGGCATTAATTATTCCTTGTTTTATTTTCTTCTTCTTATTTGGTTACTTATTCTATGCTTCACTGTTTGCTGCAGTTGGCAGTGTGGTGAATGAAGATCCGCAGGAAGCACAATCATTAATGTTACCAATTACGTTGCCAATTGTGTTGGGCATCTTCATCATGGTAAATGCCATTCAGAATCCTTCAGGTTCATTAGCAGTTTGGGGAAGCATTATTCCATTTACATCACCGATTGTAATGATGGCACGTATACCGTTTGGAGTTCCCTGGTGGCAATTGGCTATATCAATGGGTTCGCTCATACTCGGCTTTTTATTCACAACATGGCTCAGTGCAAAAATTTATCGCACAGGAATCTTGTTGTATGGAAAGAAAGTAACACTGAAAGAAATGGCCAAATGGGCTTTCCGCAAAGCTTAA
- a CDS encoding ABC transporter ATP-binding protein, with product MSTILEVQNLKKYFSSQKAVDDISFTISQGSIFGLLGPNGAGKTTLIRMITGIFYPDAGNILLNGKKFDPVNDVINIGYMPEERGLYKKMKVGEQAMYLAQLKGMSKQDAFANVKEWFEKFEMQSWWNKKVEDLSKGMGQKLQFVTTVLHEPKLVILDEPFSGLDPVNSNLIKDEIFNLAKKGTTIIFSTHRMEQVEEICDHIVLVNKGQKILDGSVKEIKQQFKQHIFTAEVDRLPATLQHPSFSIVKQNGTDLTLKINEGYQSNDILLHFINQQSMIVAYHEILPSLNEIFIRLIEGTPTARQFETVTA from the coding sequence ATGAGTACCATCTTAGAAGTTCAAAACCTGAAGAAATACTTTTCTTCTCAAAAGGCGGTGGACGATATCAGCTTCACCATCAGTCAAGGATCAATTTTTGGTTTGCTCGGCCCTAACGGTGCCGGTAAAACAACGCTCATTCGCATGATCACGGGAATATTTTATCCTGATGCAGGCAACATCTTACTCAACGGGAAAAAGTTCGACCCAGTTAATGATGTGATCAATATTGGTTACATGCCTGAAGAAAGAGGCCTGTATAAAAAAATGAAAGTAGGCGAACAAGCCATGTACCTTGCACAACTGAAAGGAATGAGTAAACAGGATGCGTTTGCAAACGTAAAAGAATGGTTTGAGAAGTTTGAAATGCAAAGCTGGTGGAACAAAAAGGTGGAAGATCTCTCAAAAGGGATGGGACAAAAACTGCAGTTTGTTACCACGGTTTTGCACGAACCAAAACTGGTGATCCTTGATGAACCATTCAGTGGTTTAGATCCGGTGAACAGCAACCTGATAAAAGATGAGATATTCAACCTTGCAAAAAAAGGAACAACAATCATCTTCAGTACACATCGTATGGAACAGGTGGAAGAGATCTGCGATCATATTGTATTGGTGAATAAAGGACAAAAGATCCTTGATGGAAGTGTAAAAGAAATCAAACAGCAATTCAAGCAGCATATTTTCACAGCCGAAGTTGATCGTTTACCTGCAACACTGCAACATCCTTCCTTCAGTATTGTAAAGCAGAATGGGACTGATCTTACACTCAAGATCAATGAAGGTTATCAATCGAACGACATTTTGCTGCACTTCATCAACCAGCAAAGCATGATCGTGGCTTATCATGAAATACTTCCTTCACTGAATGAAATTTTCATCAGGCTGATTGAAGGCACACCAACTGCAAGACAATTTGAAACTGTTACTGCTTAA